The following are encoded together in the Mycteria americana isolate JAX WOST 10 ecotype Jacksonville Zoo and Gardens chromosome 2, USCA_MyAme_1.0, whole genome shotgun sequence genome:
- the LOC142406491 gene encoding LOW QUALITY PROTEIN: endogenous retroviral envelope protein HEMO-like (The sequence of the model RefSeq protein was modified relative to this genomic sequence to represent the inferred CDS: substituted 1 base at 1 genomic stop codon): MHCRGHLKGNADQQKATDRPRKLPDRCWWLXGDGISRKQLPAGWKGTCTIGHLVSQDRIYNQSQIPRSSLRTSWKCAKREDNPLVIRGTKFHSFVRWFLPWLGVSELEKAIVNISAVLEQMENLTINTIKNLQTEVSSLSKVVLQNRMALDLLTAKEGGVCMIINTSCCACINKQMEADLNALWEKTRIFQEVSLDDTSLGLRDLWDKLTSWLPNFGWLKQLFMGLITLAILGIFVCVFLKCFLWCHRNSAETYSD; encoded by the exons atgcactgccgaggacaCCTGAAGGGTAACGCTGACCAGCaaaaag ccaccgacaGACCCCGCAAACTACCCGACAGGTGTTGGTGGCTGTGAGGTGatggtatcagcagaaagcaactccctgcaggatggaagggaacgTGTACCATAGGTCATTTAGTTAGTCAGGATCGAATATATAatcagtcccaaatacctaggAGTAGTTTGAGAACGTCCTGGAAATGCGCTAAGCGAGAAGACAACCCACTTgtaattaggggaacaaaatttcatagctttgttagatggttcttaccgtggctaggaGTAAGtgagctagaaaaggccatagtaaatatttcagcagttctagagcagatggaaaatctaACCATAAACactataaaaaatttacagaCGGAAGTATCTTCCCttagtaaggttgtgttgcaaaatcgaatggcgttagatttattgactgccaaagaaggaggtgtatgtatgatcattaataccagttgctgtgcatgtATCAATAAACAGATggaagcagatctaaatgcactctgggagaaaacacgaatattccaggaagtatctttGGATGATACTTCACTGGGGCTTCGggatttatgggataaattgacttcttggcttcccaactttggatggttgaaacaattattcatgGGATTAATTACTTTGGcaattttaggaatatttgtttgtgtatttcttaaatgttttctttggtgtcaccggaattcagcagagacataCAGTgattag